A window of the Nocardia sp. NBC_01329 genome harbors these coding sequences:
- a CDS encoding DUF3145 domain-containing protein: MRASTRYAEATAGVVYIHSSPTALCPHIEWALAAALGVPACLRWTAQPAASGQLRATTDWVGPAGTASRIAQSLRSWPVLRFEVTEDPSEGVDGERYSFVPALGLWHGSTSANGDVMVGEMRMRVLLQADRELGRRSGFDLATELDRALGTAWDEDLEAYRTGSEGAEVTWLRRDVG, translated from the coding sequence GTGCGCGCATCAACCCGATACGCGGAGGCAACGGCGGGTGTGGTGTACATCCACTCGTCGCCCACCGCGCTGTGCCCACATATCGAATGGGCACTCGCGGCCGCTCTCGGTGTTCCCGCGTGTCTGCGCTGGACCGCGCAGCCCGCGGCCTCGGGGCAACTCCGGGCAACGACCGATTGGGTGGGCCCGGCCGGTACCGCGTCCCGGATCGCGCAGTCACTACGTTCTTGGCCGGTCCTGCGGTTCGAGGTGACCGAGGACCCCAGTGAGGGTGTCGACGGCGAGCGTTACAGCTTCGTACCCGCGCTGGGTCTGTGGCACGGTTCCACCAGCGCCAACGGGGATGTGATGGTCGGCGAGATGCGGATGCGGGTCCTGCTGCAGGCCGATCGTGAGCTGGGCAGGCGCTCCGGTTTCGATCTGGCCACCGAACTCGACAGGGCCCTGGGCACTGCTTGGGACGAAGACCTCGAGGCCTACCGGACCGGCAGCGAGGGCGCCGAGGTCACCTGGTTGCGCCGCGACGTCGGCTGA
- a CDS encoding NDMA-dependent alcohol dehydrogenase: protein MKTKGAILWGIDEPWSVEEIELGDPRAGEVQIQLETAGMCHSDHHMVTGATPMPSFPAMGGHEGAGIITKLGPNTPADLAVGDHVVLSFIPACGRCPACVSGHMALCDLGMGLLSGQSISDGSYRIQARGKDVIPMCLLGTFSPYMTVHHSSVVKIDPEIPFEVACLVGCGVPTGFGSATHVGNVVPGDTAAIVGIGGVGMSALQGALLAGAQKVVAIDPNPWKREQAEKFGATHTYSSMAEAIVPLMEATEGRMADKVILTMGEMQGEYIEEGLILTAKAGTLVVTSMGRMDAFDVKLNSFLLSMLQKTVKGCIFGGGNARQDIPRLLSLYKAGQLNLDDMVTRSYSLEDVNQGYKDMLDGKNIRGIIKYTDADR from the coding sequence ATGAAGACGAAGGGCGCGATCCTGTGGGGGATCGACGAACCGTGGTCGGTCGAGGAAATCGAACTCGGTGACCCCCGCGCCGGTGAGGTGCAGATCCAGCTGGAAACCGCCGGGATGTGCCATTCGGACCACCATATGGTCACCGGTGCCACCCCGATGCCGTCGTTCCCGGCCATGGGCGGCCACGAAGGCGCGGGCATCATCACGAAACTGGGCCCCAACACCCCGGCCGATCTCGCCGTCGGCGATCACGTGGTGCTGTCGTTCATCCCCGCCTGTGGCCGCTGTCCGGCCTGTGTGTCGGGGCATATGGCGCTCTGCGATCTCGGGATGGGCCTGCTGTCCGGGCAGTCCATCAGCGACGGCAGCTACCGCATCCAGGCCCGCGGTAAGGACGTCATCCCGATGTGCCTGCTCGGCACGTTCTCTCCGTATATGACGGTGCACCACAGCTCGGTGGTCAAGATCGACCCCGAGATCCCGTTCGAGGTCGCCTGCCTGGTCGGCTGCGGCGTGCCCACGGGTTTCGGCTCCGCCACCCATGTGGGCAATGTGGTACCCGGGGATACGGCGGCCATCGTCGGCATCGGCGGTGTCGGCATGAGCGCACTGCAGGGCGCGCTGCTCGCCGGCGCGCAGAAGGTCGTCGCGATCGACCCGAACCCGTGGAAGCGGGAACAGGCCGAGAAGTTCGGCGCCACCCACACCTACAGCAGCATGGCAGAGGCCATCGTGCCGCTGATGGAGGCCACCGAGGGCCGGATGGCCGACAAGGTCATCCTCACCATGGGTGAGATGCAGGGTGAGTACATCGAAGAAGGCCTGATCCTCACCGCGAAGGCCGGAACGCTGGTCGTCACCTCGATGGGCCGGATGGATGCTTTCGACGTGAAGCTGAACAGCTTCCTGCTCTCCATGCTGCAGAAGACGGTCAAGGGCTGCATCTTCGGCGGCGGCAACGCCCGCCAGGACATCCCACGGCTGCTCTCCTTGTACAAGGCCGGCCAGTTGAACCTGGACGATATGGTCACCCGCAGCTACTCCCTGGAGGACGTGAACCAGGGTTACAAGGACATGCTCGACGGCAAGAACATCCGCGGCATCATCAAGTACACGGACGCGGATCGCTGA
- a CDS encoding MFS transporter, with the protein MIATSPPARTSSVPAAVYVLAVGIFAMVTSEFAVAGLMPQLADSLHTGIAQIGYLVTVFAVAMALGGPLLILVLLRIPPKSAIMIVFAIFFAGNLLAALAPSYPVMVVARVVTGIAAQAFFGLAVSLVLRLVDEQIRGRAVSVAISGLMLGTLLGLPLATFVGDRLGWQAAFWTVAVLTAVAAALTLAFVQEPDRPAGAEDAPAPSVATELRVFRRPQLILALLSSTLIIGATFSVFSFLAPILTRITGFGEGAVPLLLLAYGAATVVGNAVVGRLADRHTVATLLIGTSLNIVFLTGFAVYTGSRPLAVMFLLGIGLVGVTMNPAMAVRVQRAGGIGVIVNTVHTSFITLGVVVGSAVGSSLIPAFGLRAPLVLGVVLAVSAVAVIAPALRSPYLRYGSSPTAPAKPATEPRYADV; encoded by the coding sequence TTGATCGCTACCTCGCCACCCGCCCGAACCTCCTCGGTGCCCGCAGCGGTGTACGTACTCGCGGTAGGTATTTTCGCCATGGTCACCAGCGAATTCGCGGTGGCCGGTCTCATGCCGCAACTGGCCGATAGCCTGCACACCGGTATCGCGCAGATCGGTTATCTCGTCACGGTTTTCGCCGTGGCCATGGCGCTGGGCGGCCCCCTTCTCATCCTGGTCCTGCTGCGGATACCGCCCAAGTCCGCGATCATGATCGTCTTCGCGATCTTCTTCGCCGGAAATCTGCTCGCCGCACTGGCCCCTTCGTACCCGGTGATGGTCGTGGCCCGGGTGGTGACCGGTATCGCCGCGCAGGCGTTCTTCGGCCTGGCCGTCTCGCTGGTCCTGCGGCTCGTGGACGAGCAGATCCGCGGCCGGGCGGTATCGGTGGCGATAAGCGGGCTCATGCTCGGCACACTGCTGGGCCTGCCGCTGGCCACCTTCGTCGGTGACCGGCTGGGCTGGCAGGCGGCGTTCTGGACGGTGGCCGTCCTGACCGCGGTGGCGGCGGCGCTCACCCTCGCCTTCGTACAGGAACCCGACCGGCCGGCCGGAGCCGAGGACGCCCCGGCTCCCTCGGTGGCTACCGAACTGCGTGTGTTCCGCCGTCCTCAACTGATCCTCGCGCTGCTCTCCAGTACCCTGATCATCGGCGCGACCTTCTCCGTCTTCAGCTTTCTCGCTCCGATCCTCACTCGCATCACCGGATTCGGCGAAGGCGCGGTTCCCCTGCTGCTGCTCGCCTACGGTGCCGCGACCGTGGTCGGTAACGCGGTCGTCGGGCGTCTCGCGGATCGGCATACCGTCGCCACACTCCTGATCGGCACCTCGCTCAATATCGTGTTCCTCACCGGCTTCGCCGTCTACACCGGCTCCCGGCCGCTCGCGGTGATGTTCCTGCTCGGCATCGGGCTGGTGGGCGTGACGATGAACCCGGCCATGGCGGTACGGGTCCAGCGCGCGGGCGGCATCGGAGTGATCGTGAACACGGTGCACACGTCCTTCATCACGCTGGGGGTCGTCGTCGGCTCGGCCGTCGGCTCCAGCCTGATACCCGCTTTCGGACTGCGGGCACCGCTCGTTCTGGGTGTCGTCCTCGCGGTCTCGGCGGTCGCCGTGATCGCACCCGCGCTGCGCTCGCCGTACCTGCGATACGGCTCGAGCCCGACGGCTCCGGCGAAACCCGCGACCGAACCCCGGTACGCCGATGTATAG
- a CDS encoding TetR/AcrR family transcriptional regulator: MARPRSFDREQVVDAATVQFRRAGLHATSAEDLCRVTGLGRSSLYNTFGSKDELFAQCLDAYLDRTLARAEEIIDDAARGTVERIEELLRSVVAEEARRAESGAPRGCLAVNTVTELADDPGHVASIERVGRDTAARLAMLAALLRAGQAAGEVTTSSSAEGLAAFVNSTVAGLRVSSQGRVAAGWCDEIVAATLRALRPERSGG, encoded by the coding sequence ATGGCGCGCCCCCGGAGTTTCGACCGAGAGCAGGTCGTCGATGCCGCGACTGTCCAGTTCCGGCGGGCCGGGCTCCATGCCACGAGTGCCGAAGACCTCTGCCGGGTGACCGGTCTGGGGCGGAGCAGCCTGTACAACACCTTCGGTAGCAAGGACGAGCTCTTCGCGCAGTGTCTCGACGCGTATCTGGATCGGACGCTGGCCCGAGCCGAGGAGATCATCGACGATGCTGCCCGGGGGACTGTCGAGCGTATCGAGGAACTGCTCCGATCGGTCGTGGCCGAGGAAGCGCGGCGGGCCGAGTCCGGGGCGCCCCGGGGCTGCCTCGCGGTGAACACCGTGACCGAGCTGGCCGACGATCCCGGGCATGTGGCGAGTATCGAAAGGGTGGGCCGGGACACTGCCGCGCGGCTGGCCATGCTCGCCGCCTTGCTCCGGGCGGGTCAGGCGGCGGGGGAGGTGACGACGAGTTCGTCCGCGGAAGGGCTTGCGGCCTTCGTGAATTCAACGGTAGCGGGTCTGCGGGTCTCGTCTCAGGGGCGGGTCGCGGCCGGGTGGTGCGATGAGATCGTCGCGGCGACGCTACGCGCCCTGCGGCCGGAGCGCTCGGGCGGCTGA
- the aceE gene encoding pyruvate dehydrogenase (acetyl-transferring), homodimeric type, whose product MPGSAPTPRDADGVPPGGRVRVIREGVASYLPDIDPEETSEWLESFDEMLEREGPGRARYLMLRMLERAGERRVSIPALTSTDYVNTIPTENEPWFPGDEETERRFRAWIRWNAAIMVHRAQRPGIGVGGHISTYASSAALYEVGFNHFFRGKDHSGGGDSIFIQGHASPGIYARAFLEGRLSTDQLDGFRQEYSHGGLGKGLPSYPHPRLLSDFWEFPTVSMGLGPMNAIYQARFNHYLHDRGIKDTSDQHVWAFLGDGEMDEPESRGLAQVAAMEGLDNLTFVVNCNLQRLDGPVRGNGKIIQELESFFRGAGWNVIKVIWGREWDALLGADRDGALVNLMNTTPDGDYQTYKANDGAYVRDHFFGRDPRTKALVQDLSDQEIWNLKRGGHDYRKVYAAYAAALAHKGQPTVILAKTIKGYTLGKHFEGRNATHQMKKLTLQDLKDFRDLQRIPISDAELEKDPYLPPYYHPGAETKEIQYMLDRRKALGGYLPERRTNIEPLKLPGDEAYKSVRKGSGKQNVATTMALVRLMKELLRDKEIGKRIVPIIPDEARTFGMDSWFPSLKIYNRNGQLYTSVDAELMLAYKESSVGQILHEGINEAGSTASFTAVGTSYATHGEPMIPLYIFYSMFGFQRTGDGLWAAADQLARGFVLGATAGRTTLTGEGLQHNDGHSLLLASTNPAVVSYDPAFSFEIAHIVRDGLRRMYGGTPGVDGFGGENIFYYITLYNEPYQQPAEPEGLDVDGLLKGLYLYKKGGAGDVRAQILVSGVTVPDGLRAQQLLADHWGVAADVWSVTSWGQLRREALELEIEALHHPGEDAGQPYVARALADAQGPFVAATDWMRAVPDQIRKWVPGDFTTLGTDGFGFSDTRPAARRVFNVDAESIVVAALAGLGRIGKLDPAKAAEAAARYRIDDVSAAPAFTAGGAGDAE is encoded by the coding sequence GTGCCGGGTTCCGCTCCCACCCCTCGCGACGCCGACGGCGTACCGCCCGGTGGCCGAGTCCGCGTGATTCGTGAAGGAGTGGCGTCCTACCTACCGGATATCGATCCGGAGGAAACCAGCGAATGGCTCGAGTCCTTCGACGAGATGCTCGAGCGTGAGGGCCCCGGCCGGGCCCGCTACCTGATGCTCCGGATGCTGGAACGCGCCGGTGAGCGGCGGGTGTCCATTCCTGCGCTGACGTCCACCGATTACGTCAACACCATTCCGACCGAGAACGAGCCCTGGTTCCCCGGCGACGAGGAGACCGAGCGGCGCTTCCGGGCCTGGATCCGCTGGAACGCGGCCATCATGGTGCACCGCGCGCAGCGTCCGGGTATCGGTGTCGGCGGCCATATCTCGACCTATGCGTCCTCGGCGGCGCTCTACGAGGTCGGCTTCAACCATTTCTTCCGTGGTAAAGACCATTCCGGCGGCGGCGATTCGATCTTCATCCAGGGTCACGCGTCGCCCGGGATCTACGCTCGCGCCTTCCTCGAGGGCCGGTTGAGCACCGATCAGCTCGACGGTTTCCGCCAGGAGTACAGCCATGGCGGCCTCGGTAAGGGTCTGCCCTCGTATCCGCATCCGCGACTGCTGAGCGATTTCTGGGAATTCCCGACGGTGTCGATGGGCCTGGGCCCGATGAACGCGATCTACCAGGCGCGGTTCAACCACTACCTGCACGATCGCGGTATCAAGGACACCTCCGATCAGCACGTGTGGGCGTTCCTGGGCGACGGCGAGATGGACGAACCCGAATCGCGCGGTCTCGCCCAGGTGGCGGCCATGGAAGGTCTGGACAATCTGACCTTCGTGGTGAACTGCAACCTGCAGCGACTGGACGGTCCGGTTCGCGGTAACGGCAAGATCATCCAGGAACTGGAGTCGTTCTTCCGTGGTGCCGGCTGGAATGTCATCAAGGTGATCTGGGGCCGGGAGTGGGACGCACTGCTCGGTGCCGACCGCGACGGCGCACTGGTGAATTTGATGAACACCACCCCCGACGGCGACTACCAGACCTACAAGGCCAATGACGGCGCCTACGTGCGCGACCACTTCTTCGGCCGCGACCCGCGGACCAAGGCGCTGGTGCAGGATCTGTCGGATCAGGAGATCTGGAACCTCAAGCGCGGCGGTCACGACTACCGCAAGGTGTACGCGGCGTACGCGGCGGCGCTGGCGCACAAGGGGCAGCCGACGGTGATCCTGGCCAAGACCATCAAGGGCTACACCCTCGGTAAGCATTTCGAGGGCCGTAACGCGACCCACCAGATGAAGAAGCTGACCCTGCAGGATCTCAAGGACTTCCGCGATCTGCAGCGCATCCCGATCAGCGATGCCGAGCTGGAGAAGGATCCGTATCTGCCCCCGTACTACCACCCGGGCGCGGAGACCAAGGAGATCCAGTACATGCTGGATCGCCGTAAGGCGCTCGGCGGGTACCTGCCGGAACGGCGTACGAACATCGAACCGCTGAAACTACCCGGCGACGAAGCGTACAAATCGGTGCGCAAGGGTTCCGGGAAGCAGAACGTGGCGACCACGATGGCGCTGGTGCGGCTCATGAAAGAGCTGCTGCGCGACAAGGAGATCGGCAAGCGCATCGTGCCGATCATCCCGGACGAGGCTCGCACCTTCGGGATGGACTCCTGGTTCCCTTCGCTGAAGATCTACAACCGCAACGGCCAGCTCTACACCTCGGTCGACGCGGAACTGATGCTCGCCTACAAGGAGAGCTCGGTCGGGCAGATCCTGCACGAGGGCATCAACGAGGCCGGTTCCACCGCATCGTTCACCGCGGTCGGTACGTCGTACGCCACCCACGGTGAGCCGATGATCCCGCTCTACATCTTCTATTCGATGTTCGGGTTCCAGCGCACCGGTGACGGACTGTGGGCCGCGGCGGATCAACTCGCCCGTGGTTTCGTGCTCGGCGCGACGGCCGGCCGGACCACCCTCACCGGTGAGGGTCTGCAGCACAACGACGGCCATTCGCTGCTGCTGGCTTCCACCAATCCGGCGGTGGTGTCCTACGATCCGGCGTTCTCCTTCGAAATCGCCCATATCGTGCGTGACGGCCTGCGCCGGATGTACGGCGGGACACCGGGCGTGGACGGGTTCGGCGGGGAGAACATCTTCTACTACATCACCCTGTACAACGAGCCCTATCAGCAACCGGCCGAGCCCGAGGGTCTCGACGTCGACGGGCTGCTCAAGGGGCTGTACCTGTACAAGAAGGGTGGCGCGGGAGATGTCCGGGCCCAGATCCTGGTCTCCGGGGTCACCGTGCCCGACGGTCTGCGAGCCCAGCAGTTGCTGGCCGACCACTGGGGTGTGGCCGCCGACGTCTGGTCGGTGACCTCCTGGGGTCAGCTGCGCCGCGAGGCTCTCGAACTCGAGATCGAGGCGCTGCACCATCCGGGTGAGGACGCGGGGCAGCCGTACGTGGCTCGGGCGCTGGCCGACGCACAGGGGCCGTTCGTGGCCGCCACGGACTGGATGCGCGCGGTTCCGGACCAGATCCGCAAATGGGTACCCGGCGATTTCACCACGCTGGGCACCGATGGATTCGGGTTCTCCGATACCCGGCCCGCCGCGCGCCGGGTATTCAATGTCGACGCCGAATCCATCGTGGTCGCCGCGCTGGCGGGGCTGGGCCGGA
- a CDS encoding DUF3052 domain-containing protein, whose protein sequence is MVAAAEDQNFAQKLGITHGMVVQELGWDEDTNDDLRADVEETSGSELLEEESDEVIDVVLLWWREGDGDLVDELMEAIGPLADDGFIWVLTPKTGNDGHVDPSEIAEAAPTAGLTQTSAIKLGEWSASRLVQPKAPTKQR, encoded by the coding sequence GTGGTCGCCGCGGCGGAGGATCAGAATTTCGCGCAGAAGCTTGGCATCACCCACGGCATGGTTGTCCAGGAGCTGGGTTGGGACGAGGACACCAACGACGACCTCCGGGCCGACGTCGAGGAGACCTCCGGCAGTGAGCTGCTGGAGGAGGAATCCGACGAGGTCATCGATGTCGTCCTGCTGTGGTGGCGGGAGGGTGACGGGGACCTGGTCGACGAGTTGATGGAGGCGATCGGCCCACTCGCCGACGACGGCTTCATCTGGGTGCTCACCCCCAAGACCGGTAACGACGGCCATGTCGATCCCAGTGAGATCGCCGAGGCCGCCCCCACCGCCGGTCTCACCCAGACCTCGGCCATCAAACTCGGCGAATGGTCGGCCAGCCGTCTGGTGCAGCCCAAGGCCCCCACCAAACAGCGCTGA
- a CDS encoding P-loop NTPase fold protein: protein MTTSEATEITELGMVGTTRFSLALTDRPWELDIDTIAVSVGAGVGSLGHALREVYPDAAWNLIEYELIDAHHPRFFALSSTRPEHALLVNPREIGGDGGELSDDTLRLATEEAIRAAVGGGTRILGLPLFTAGILNRPEGEAAAMVVSTAVDSALNTSGHRLDGLVFFCRHESDAAAIAAEFARAAPDLSGGLAGSLSADLVDPSIGIPLNRDQLGVAPYVSMLATVIADRETPLPLSIGVFGAWGSGKSYFMAMLRDRIDRLAGTDARYCTEIVQIGFNAWHYTDSNLWASLGDEIFRQLAGSEPGTRERAEQIRRELAQRVDQRRQLESATREAGDTAAALRAEIEEATATREATAGDLLVALRNSDEFRRRVDGLWHRLGIADETAQARLLAEEMHGTLTEAEALRRVPADRRGRIALAAAAVLLFTGLLGAVLAPALRDWLAATIALFGACAGTGVALLVRARTGLQTLREVAGELHTGMRGVADAAVAEQMSGTLDRLRAAEAQQSVAQAQLDEVVAHVGELGRQLAQLAPGRRLHGFIADRARSDDYSGNLGLVSTVRKDFEQLVELMVEWRASDQEWDRPRRPVDRIVLYIDDLDRCRPAQVVEVLQAVHLLLAFELFVVVVGVDPRWLLRSLRSSYSDLLSMGVDDDPDAFGRTPEDYLEKILNIPLVLPAMSSDSLGRLLRSVAGPDSAPLPVAEPVAAPRPPAPVPAVIAPAPPGVITVEPGSEVDRQQREDPGTPPPPPQPMTEAEITMLAALDTLIETPREAKRLVNLYRMVRATRDLSAASRFLGFDGRPGEYQAVVVLLGLLTAGSRLLGVVLDAPPVTGEDIDGGLAHRPPATPLDRFIADLEPRPRDDGWVNRISGVLPPDRVTQWRRLHRGLARVVRDTDLTDLTELQLWLPRVRRFSYVLPTSDTGGVAR from the coding sequence ATGACGACATCGGAAGCCACCGAGATCACCGAACTCGGCATGGTCGGCACGACACGGTTCTCGTTGGCGTTGACCGACCGCCCCTGGGAGCTGGATATCGATACGATCGCTGTATCGGTCGGTGCCGGAGTCGGTTCGCTGGGACACGCGCTGCGCGAGGTGTATCCGGACGCGGCGTGGAATCTCATCGAATACGAGTTGATCGACGCGCACCACCCGCGCTTCTTCGCGCTCTCGTCCACCCGGCCCGAGCATGCGCTCCTGGTCAACCCCCGGGAGATCGGTGGCGACGGTGGCGAGCTGTCCGACGATACCTTGCGGCTGGCCACCGAGGAAGCGATCCGGGCCGCGGTGGGCGGCGGCACGAGAATCCTCGGTCTACCGCTTTTCACCGCCGGTATCCTGAATCGACCAGAGGGCGAAGCCGCGGCGATGGTGGTCTCCACCGCAGTGGATTCCGCGTTGAACACCTCTGGGCACCGGTTGGACGGTCTCGTCTTCTTCTGCCGCCACGAGAGCGACGCGGCGGCGATCGCGGCGGAATTCGCCCGGGCGGCACCCGATCTGTCCGGGGGACTGGCCGGTAGCCTGTCCGCGGACCTGGTCGACCCGAGCATCGGCATCCCACTGAACCGCGACCAGCTCGGTGTCGCCCCGTATGTCTCCATGCTGGCGACTGTCATCGCCGACCGCGAGACCCCGCTGCCGTTGTCGATCGGCGTTTTCGGGGCGTGGGGTTCGGGCAAGAGCTATTTCATGGCGATGCTGCGGGACCGAATCGACCGGCTCGCCGGGACCGATGCGCGGTACTGCACCGAGATCGTGCAGATCGGTTTCAACGCGTGGCATTACACCGACAGCAATCTGTGGGCCAGCCTCGGGGACGAGATCTTCCGGCAGCTCGCCGGTTCCGAACCCGGCACCCGGGAACGGGCCGAGCAGATCCGCCGAGAACTGGCCCAGCGGGTCGATCAGCGCCGGCAACTCGAGTCGGCCACCCGGGAGGCCGGGGATACCGCGGCGGCGCTGCGCGCGGAGATCGAAGAGGCCACGGCGACGCGCGAAGCGACCGCCGGTGACCTACTGGTCGCGTTGCGGAACTCCGATGAGTTCCGGCGGCGCGTCGACGGTCTGTGGCATCGGCTGGGCATCGCGGACGAGACGGCTCAGGCCAGACTGCTGGCCGAGGAGATGCACGGCACCCTGACCGAGGCCGAGGCGCTGCGGCGGGTGCCGGCCGATCGGCGCGGCCGGATCGCACTGGCGGCAGCGGCCGTCCTGTTGTTCACCGGGCTACTGGGGGCGGTCCTGGCTCCGGCGCTGCGGGACTGGCTCGCTGCGACGATCGCACTCTTCGGCGCGTGCGCCGGCACTGGAGTCGCCCTGCTCGTCCGGGCGCGAACCGGACTGCAGACGCTGCGGGAGGTCGCCGGGGAACTGCACACCGGTATGCGCGGCGTGGCCGATGCGGCGGTGGCCGAGCAGATGTCGGGCACCCTGGACCGGCTGCGGGCCGCCGAAGCGCAGCAGAGTGTGGCCCAAGCCCAATTGGACGAGGTCGTCGCCCATGTGGGCGAACTGGGCCGGCAACTGGCCCAGCTCGCGCCGGGTCGGCGGCTGCACGGTTTCATCGCCGACCGGGCCCGCAGCGACGACTACTCGGGAAATCTCGGCCTGGTCTCCACCGTTCGCAAGGATTTCGAACAACTCGTCGAGCTGATGGTGGAATGGCGGGCGAGCGATCAGGAGTGGGATCGCCCCCGGCGTCCGGTCGACCGGATCGTCCTCTATATCGATGATCTGGACCGGTGCCGGCCGGCGCAGGTTGTCGAGGTGTTGCAGGCCGTGCACCTGTTGCTGGCCTTCGAACTGTTCGTGGTCGTGGTCGGTGTGGACCCGAGATGGTTGCTGCGTTCGCTGCGCAGCAGCTACTCGGATCTCCTGTCGATGGGCGTCGATGACGATCCGGACGCGTTCGGGCGCACCCCGGAGGACTACCTGGAGAAGATCCTCAACATTCCGCTGGTACTGCCGGCCATGTCGTCGGACAGCCTGGGGCGGTTGCTCCGGTCTGTCGCCGGGCCCGATTCCGCACCCCTCCCGGTCGCGGAACCGGTCGCGGCTCCGCGACCGCCTGCCCCGGTGCCGGCGGTGATCGCGCCCGCACCCCCCGGCGTGATCACGGTCGAGCCCGGATCCGAGGTCGACCGGCAACAGCGGGAAGACCCGGGTACGCCACCGCCCCCACCGCAACCGATGACCGAAGCCGAGATCACCATGCTCGCGGCGTTGGACACCTTGATCGAGACGCCGCGCGAGGCGAAACGTCTGGTCAACCTGTACCGGATGGTCCGGGCCACCCGCGACCTGTCCGCGGCCTCCCGCTTCCTCGGATTCGACGGCCGGCCGGGTGAGTATCAGGCCGTCGTCGTTCTGCTGGGTCTGCTCACCGCCGGTAGTCGACTGCTCGGCGTCGTTCTCGACGCACCGCCGGTCACCGGAGAGGACATCGACGGTGGTCTGGCGCATCGCCCGCCGGCTACCCCGCTGGACCGATTCATCGCCGATCTGGAACCGCGGCCACGCGACGACGGATGGGTCAACCGCATCTCCGGAGTCCTGCCACCGGACCGGGTCACCCAATGGCGTCGCCTGCACCGGGGTCTCGCCCGGGTGGTGCGCGACACCGATCTGACCGACCTCACCGAATTGCAGCTGTGGCTGCCGCGAGTCCGCCGCTTCTCCTACGTGCTGCCGACCTCCGATACCGGGGGAGTCGCGCGGTAG
- a CDS encoding peroxiredoxin produces the protein MPIEVGTKAPEFTLKDQNNQEVSLSNYRGDKNILIVFYPLAFTGICQGELCKVRDELPRFQNDNTEILAISVGPPPTHKIWAAEQGYTFPLLSDFWPHGAVAQEYGVFNDTTGFANRGTFVVDREGIIRFAEMNGPGEPRDQAAWEKALSALDS, from the coding sequence ATGCCCATCGAGGTCGGCACCAAGGCGCCGGAGTTCACCCTCAAGGACCAGAACAATCAGGAAGTCTCGCTGTCGAACTACCGCGGCGACAAGAACATCCTGATCGTGTTCTACCCGCTCGCCTTCACCGGCATCTGCCAGGGCGAGCTGTGCAAGGTCCGCGACGAGTTGCCCCGGTTCCAGAACGACAACACCGAGATCCTCGCGATCTCGGTGGGTCCGCCACCCACGCACAAGATCTGGGCGGCCGAACAGGGCTACACCTTCCCGCTGCTGTCGGATTTCTGGCCGCACGGCGCGGTGGCCCAGGAGTACGGCGTCTTCAACGACACCACGGGCTTCGCCAACCGCGGCACCTTCGTCGTGGACCGGGAGGGAATCATCCGTTTCGCGGAGATGAACGGCCCCGGAGAGCCCCGTGACCAGGCGGCTTGGGAGAAAGCGCTCAGCGCGCTAGATTCATAG
- a CDS encoding serine hydrolase domain-containing protein: MRALEQIQQWPVRHASAGVVTRDGRWSAGEADRVYRLASVTKPLVAYAVLVAVEEGAIELDQPAGPPGSTVRHLLAHTSGVAFDTADILARPGTKRIYSSAGFELLADAVTEHAGIPFPEYLREAVFQPLGMSDSELTGSAGHGAQSTLADLLRFAAELLEPRLISAQTLAEATTVQFPGSNGVLPGFGSQRPNDWGLGFEIRDGKSPHWTGATNSPATFGHFGQSGTFLWVDPRYDVACVALSDENFGDWSREVWPPFSDSVLAETTLARNTAVK; the protein is encoded by the coding sequence GTGCGCGCACTCGAACAGATCCAGCAATGGCCGGTCCGGCATGCGTCGGCGGGTGTGGTCACCCGGGACGGCCGGTGGTCGGCCGGTGAGGCGGATCGGGTCTACCGGCTCGCGTCGGTCACCAAACCCCTGGTCGCTTATGCGGTGCTCGTGGCCGTGGAAGAAGGGGCGATCGAACTCGATCAGCCTGCCGGACCGCCCGGTTCGACCGTCCGCCACCTGCTCGCCCACACCTCCGGCGTCGCCTTCGATACCGCCGATATCCTCGCTCGTCCCGGCACCAAGCGGATCTATTCGAGCGCGGGATTCGAACTACTGGCCGACGCGGTCACCGAGCACGCCGGTATCCCGTTCCCGGAGTACCTGCGTGAGGCCGTATTCCAACCGCTGGGCATGTCCGATTCGGAGTTGACGGGGTCGGCCGGGCACGGGGCGCAATCCACCCTCGCCGACCTGTTGCGTTTCGCCGCCGAGCTTCTCGAGCCACGGCTGATCTCGGCGCAGACTCTCGCCGAGGCCACCACCGTCCAGTTTCCGGGCAGCAACGGTGTTCTGCCCGGCTTCGGCTCACAACGGCCCAACGACTGGGGTCTGGGTTTCGAGATCCGAGACGGTAAGTCGCCGCACTGGACCGGTGCCACCAACTCGCCCGCCACCTTCGGTCATTTCGGCCAGTCGGGGACGTTTCTGTGGGTGGACCCGCGCTACGACGTGGCCTGTGTGGCCTTGAGCGACGAGAATTTCGGCGATTGGTCGCGCGAAGTATGGCCCCCGTTCAGCGATTCGGTCCTCGCCGAGACCACACTCGCGCGCAACACGGCCGTGAAGTAA